The sequence tgtgagagaaaaatacttaTTATTGCTGTATTAATTATATGGAGGCAGCTaatttacggccggccgtaaaaTAAGCCGGTCGTACGGCTGCACCGTTTTAGGAAAGAAAATGTGATTAGCTTTATATTTTTAGTCATAATCTCATGTTCACTGTCGCTCGCCACTGCAGGCATGCTGTTTTCTGCCACCGCTCGCCGCTGCAGGCATGCTGTTTTCTGCAACCCCActccaccccccccccactCAACATAGTACTCGAGAAAATTTAATTATCCATAGAGGTGTACATAATTTGCATAGAAAAAATTCAGAAACTGCACGCCATGCATATGTGCACTTGAATTGCTCATAATTCTGGTCAAGCAACATCTCACAGATTCTCTGGCAGTCTTATCTATACTTCAAGCTATTTTGCTCATAGTTTTCTGTGCAAAAAGCAACCTTATCTGGTTTTCTTAGCTAATACCCATTACAATTTCAAATATTGGACACAATCATATGACCTGCAAATGCAATGATCATAACTAATTCGGATCTTGCAAACAATTAACTCTAATCTGCAGACTACGATATGATACATCACAAGCAATTCATCAATGATGAATGCACATTTGCTTCCCTTTATGACCACACCATGACCTGCAATGCTTTTAAGAAAAGAATATAATGCGTAATTAGAGGAAGGCACTAGAGGTTGAAGACTTGACAGTGTGTGGCCTACATGAAACACTAGATTGCCCCCTACAAGACACAAATATAGGGCTGACTACATAAAAAAGATGTACTGGAAAAAGAAATAGCAGAGGGCAACTGGAAAAAATGGAAATGATATTGCTTAAATTGTGCTAGCTTCTAAAGTGTATACAAAAATAGTCTCTACAAGGCAATCCAGCATTCTCTACCATGTAGATTTTACTAAAAAAATTCAGTGAACAAGTACAGACAGCAGAGAACATAATGCTTATTTGATTAACACAAATAACATTTTGCTTTGCAGAACAACAACCATTAGCGAGAACATTGTCTGGAATTTAAGATAATGAATATCATCatcgtatatatatataagttgaaaaggGAAAACACATGATAAGCCCGATGTCTTTCAAAATTTATATAAAGTGATTCTCCTAGATAAGAAATTAAACCTTGCACTTGGAGAAGATACCTTGTGATGAGACAGAGGCAACATCAAGGCCCAGCTTAGTATTTGGGTCAAATGAAAATCTGCAAGGTCAGATTACTTGCATAAGCTTAACATTAAGCAAACAAACTTGATCAAGTGTAAATAAAGAAAAGCCACTAAGATGGTCATGGGAAAATGAAGGTGAATGCAATATTCAACCGTTAGAAATATAGCATTGCAATATACTACACAAGGTTATAAGATAATTCACATGCTGACAGCAATATAATTTAGAAATATGACAAAATGCCAAAGCTTGATAAAAAAATGGTAGACTGAAGATGAATAAATTGCTTGTTCACATATCAAAGTTGCCTAAAAAAAGTGAATTTCAGTAAAACCAATGGCTAATCAATCAAAAACACGGGAAAATACTACTATCTAAAATACAAAAAAATGCTTAGCTTCTTACATGTAACTTAAAAAATGCTAAGGCATGATACATAAACTGCTTACCTGGTTTAGCATAAGCTACTATCTAAAATACAAAAGTGCTTAGCTAGTATGATTAATTTGCATGTTGGTTTAGCATAAGTTGCATACATGAAAGTCCAAAAAACTATCAGTAGGAACACTTGAAAAATGCTATAATCATAATGCAAAAATGCTCTAAACAAAAGTCAAACTGCATACATGATATTCATTGTTCTTCAACTATTCTAAACAAAAGTCAAACTGTGTACATGATATTCATTGTTGTTCAACTGCTCTAAACAAAAGTCAAACTGTTGTTTATCTTAGAGCCAAGTTTGTCTAATAAAAATGGAATAGAAAGATATTCGTTGTTGTTCAACTGCTCTAAACAAAAAAGTAAAACTGCAGCTCCCTTGCATCTACAGAAAATACCAGTAAAAGCTAATTGACAGGATTAGAGTCTAGCAAGTACTACATGATTAGAGTTTAGCAATTTTTTGAAACCTCTTAAGCAAAATTTTGAAAAGTTATGAGCAAATTAGAACATGgacagaaatattttcaaagaCCAAAACCCAAAAAAGGATTGGCTGCATAATTGGTTTGTATGGGCCTACTCTCTAACATTAAAGTGCTTCTAGTATTTGATGTATTCGCCTAGTGGAAAGTACTGAATGCTTGTAGTAATTGATATAATTCCCTATCCCTATAGAAAATTACTAAAATGCTTCTACTATTTGACAAAAATGCCTATTGCAAATTACTGAAATGCTTACTGGGCGCACGCGGGCAGCTTGCATTGATTTGCTTGCTCCCCTGTCTTcatcccctccctcccctccataAGCTGCCGCACACGGCGTCGACGGCGTGCAGGGTGCAGTTCGCCTCTATGTGCCGGAGCTGGGCATCTCCGCACACCTCATCTGGCTCTGTGGCCCGCTCTCCGGCCTCCTAGTCCAGCATGAGAAACTACTTGTATTGGACATCCAAAATGCTTAATCGATATTGATTGACTGTCTATTTGGTATTATTAAAATACTTGGTATAATTTttctaattcataataaatAGCAGATAAAGCTAAATATCCAGCAACGTGTCCAGTGGCACACAAATTATAGGACAAAGTGCAACATTGAAAAAGGCTGTTTCattctttgtttatttttttattgcagCACAAATACTTTAGCTGTAAGAAGATCTCACAAACCTGGCAATTAGGTCAACAAGTTAGCAGACTATCACCAGTTTTAAATGTGTCTCCCTCCCCAGTCTCCACATCGGCAGACCTTGAACTGACTAGCATGCTCAGCAGGCTGTTAAGAAAGAAAACCTATCATCAACACAATGAAACAAAGTGAAGTGAACATCAAGAACAGTGATGCAGTTGAGAGATTAAACATAATCAGTTTTTCGTTTTCAAGGTTAAAAGCATAATGAGACAAAAAATTATTTTGGTATATCTTCCACATACAGGCACACATTATGTAGCATATTCTCTGTGTTTTAACTAAATATACTTTCTCAAATGCTTAGTGCCATATTTAAATGCTTAGTGGATGTTGCTAAAATGCCTATATTTTTTGTGAAAAAGTGCATACCAATTCAATTTCAACATGGTATCCTATTCTCCTATTAATATGTCATTTTATTCATATGTGAGCCACTTGCGACTGAAACAAGGAAATATCACAATGTAACTTTTGTTTGTGTCATACGCATGAGTGGGAGGACAAGCATCAATTTTCGGTTAGCATGTCTACTCATAAACAACGTACCCTGATGATCTTCTCGTTTTCCTGATTCAGCTGATGTGCTGAACTAACACAACCTGACATAGCACATATATGGGTGTGCAGGAGTGGAAGGCTTCACCAACTGCCATCCCAAATCACAATCAAACATCGCAAATTGAGATTTGAATCGAAATTGCCCGAGACAACAAATGGGAATGGCGAGGAGATCGAGAAAATGGGAAGAGGAAAATGAGGGGAATAAAAGGATGCAACTACTGTCGGGCGAATCAGACGCCGACCGCTCGGATCCGGCTGCTCCGAGCTGTGCGCTTGCCGCCGAGCCTCGCGTCACCTTGCTCCGGCCACAGGTCACCGAAGGTCGGCCCCTCCCAAGCATCACCTGCTCCAGCGGCAGGTCGGACCTCgctagcgccgccgcgctccaacCACCGCTCACGGCTTCTATCACAGCCAgatctcgacgccgccgccacaaCTGCGCCACCAGGGGCTTCTATCATAGCCGgatctcgacgccgccgccgcaactgCGCCACCAAGGGCCGAGCTGCCTACTCCGCGGCCAGCAACATTCGCGGGCCCCCAGGAAACCCTAGCGCACGCGATGCGGGCAAGAGGGCAGAGGGGGATTGgatgaagaaaagaaaatggagaaatACGAAGGGGTGTTTCTATCAGGAGTGAAAATGTCTAATAGAACCCGGCACGTGGGGGTCTGTGGGTCTCGGAAGGTGGAGGCCGTGCTGGAGGTCAAAATTATGGCCGGCCAGTATAAAGTCATTACCTAATTATATATAGCATGAATAAAACAATAAACGAGCGAAGCACGGAAAAAACAATCAGTCTGAACTGATGAGTACATGATGATCACTGAATAGTATATATAGGAGTAGTTTTATTTGAACGCAGGTCGTCGTGGACTCGTGGTGGCGGTGGTCGTCTTCTCTGATGGCATGCAAGCCGCTCAGCTGATGATACTATGATCTGGTGGCGGCCAGCTGCTTGAAGGTGATGGGCGTGGTGTATCGCGCTGGGCCGTCGTAGTAGGCCTTGGCGCCCAGCATGGCGGAGCGCTGCGACGGGTGCACCGAGTCCCAGAAGACGTAGCGGTCGCGGTCGGggcagagcgcggcggcgggggcgcactCGCCCTGCGCCCCCAGCCGCCCGCTCCCGCAGCAGGCGCTGTCCGAGCTCACGAACCCTACCGCCAGCGGGTCGGCCAAGGTGTCCTGGGTGAGGCCGAGGGAGTCGGCGAGGGAGTAGGCCATGCCCGGCAGCTTGGGGGCCAGCCCGGCGAGGAGGGACCTGAGCGCGGCGTCgaagccgccggcgagctggtTCATGGCGTCGGCGCACGCGCCGGTGACGTTGAGCACGCGCACCCGGGGCACGCACCCCACCGGCCCCACGTTGATGATGCCAAACTTCCTCGCGCCCAGCTTGTACAGCTCCTGTATATatagtatatatgtatatgtatgcaTCAAAAGCCGGGTCAATTTTTTCGTATTAGGTTAATTAGCACTCGACTCGAGGATAATTCTTTAACGAATTCAAGCTCGGTGTCAACGACGACTGGCTATAACGTACGTATGGCTGCTTCTTGCTGATTGAGACCTTCTCTAtaactaaaaaaaaaagattggccGCCATGCGTACACACACGTACACATACCGTGATGGCCGCGGAGTAGTTGGAGAGCAGGCTGCCGTAGAAGGCGGCGACGTCGCTCTGCGTGGCCGTCTTGTTCTGCTCCGCCTGCGCCGTCGCGAAGGCGAACAAGTCGTTGCTCCCGTcgccgaggaggaagaaggaccTGCCGAGCAGGTCACCCACCGCGCGGGGGCCCACCTTGGCCTCCATCTCGGCCTTGGTCGACTCGAACAACCGCACCTGCTGCGACAGCGGTATGTTCTTTCCGGCGTTCTgcaaatcaaatttatatattttaacCGTACGTACGTAAACATACATAGTGGTTACATCCACCTAATAACATTGTCATCAgctgcttatatatatatatatatatatatatatatatatatattgtgataCAGCTCGCGGATTATATTAGCAAAGATCACATGGAAGTGCTTCAA comes from Panicum virgatum strain AP13 chromosome 4K, P.virgatum_v5, whole genome shotgun sequence and encodes:
- the LOC120704528 gene encoding GDSL esterase/lipase At1g71691-like; translation: MGYELAMKALVLSLVVGAVAGIRPSKLVRLVPAMYVFGDSTLDVGNNNYLPGMNVPRANRPYYGIDLPGSGKPTGRFSNGYNTADFVAKTLGFDKSPLAYFVLKAHNKLIPSAITRGVSYASAGSGILDSTNAGKNIPLSQQVRLFESTKAEMEAKVGPRAVGDLLGRSFFLLGDGSNDLFAFATAQAEQNKTATQSDVAAFYGSLLSNYSAAITELYKLGARKFGIINVGPVGCVPRVRVLNVTGACADAMNQLAGGFDAALRSLLAGLAPKLPGMAYSLADSLGLTQDTLADPLAVGFVSSDSACCGSGRLGAQGECAPAAALCPDRDRYVFWDSVHPSQRSAMLGAKAYYDGPARYTTPITFKQLAATRS